The following proteins come from a genomic window of Zygotorulaspora mrakii chromosome 8, complete sequence:
- the SEC20 gene encoding Sec20p (similar to Saccharomyces cerevisiae SEC20 (YDR498C); ancestral locus Anc_3.83): MVLQKLEALETLEDSLLAKLEELEIDHREVNEKEESNFTTQIADMIMKYESQLKAATLSMNYAHRGLKVKWLRMAEKNDCNTLAILQNDQEIRNPDENEAIVTSLKELLRMIDWISQFRIKFRETMKKRHLNKIIARDYRRDEMIEENLEQYKGVKVEEQKTEFGHSTTKDKLLNKTKHLSSKLLKGSQILQSGILQSDLNLDELRQQTHNLTTVNDKYTQFESVFLKTNQLVKTLEKASHREKRDVYIALGFLCLSAAWVLWRRIFKLPIKLVLFVLFRFFKGILATMGFVSKISSANKKILAVPVRIPETAQLPVTKPSIDSIEHAVEEAMNRILSHDEL, from the coding sequence ATGGTGCTACAAAAATTGGAGGCTCTGGAGACTCTGGAGGATTCTTTATTGGCGAAACTAGAAGAATTGGAGATCGATCATCGTGAGGTTAAcgagaaagaagaatcgAATTTTACAACTCAAATTGCGGATatgataatgaaatatGAGTCTCAATTGAAAGCAGCGACCCTGAGTATGAACTACGCACATCGAGGTCTAAAAGTAAAATGGCTAAGAATGGCTGAAAAGAACGATTGCAATACGTTGGctattttgcaaaatgatCAAGAAATCCGAAATCCTGATGAGAACGAGGCTATCGTAACTAGTCTTAAAGAGTTACTGAGGATGATCGATTGGATATCTCAATTCAGAATTAAATTCCGCGAaacgatgaagaaaagacaCCTGAACAAAATAATTGCTAGGGATTATAGAAGAGACGAAATGATTGAAGAGAATCTGGAGCAATACAAGGGTGTTAAAGTTGAAGAACAGAAGACCGAGTTTGGTCACTCTACTACCAAGGATAAACTCCTCAATAAGACTAAACATTTAAGCTCAAAATTACTGAAAGGCAgtcaaattttgcaatCAGGCATTTTGCAGAGTGATTTGAATCTAGATGAATTGAGGCAGCAGACACACAACTTAACAACAGTAAACGACAAATACACGCAGTTCGAATCTGTGTTCCTGAAAACGAACCAGCTCGTGAAAACTCTAGAAAAGGCTTCTCACCGGGAGAAAAGAGACGTTTACATTGCATTAGGGTTCTTATGCCTGTCTGCGGCGTGGGTCCTGTGgcgaagaattttcaagttACCTATCAAGTTGGTACTCTTTGTTCtattcagatttttcaaaggaatATTGGCCACAATGGGCTTTGTCTCCAAAATCTCTTCAGCAAACAAGAAGATCTTAGCTGTCCCTGTTCGCATCCCGGAGACCGCTCAATTGCCTGTTACAAAACCTTCGATAGATAGTATAGAGCATGCTGTTGAGGAAGCCATGAACAGAATCCTAAGTCATGATGAGCTCTAA
- the NDJ1 gene encoding Ndj1p (similar to Saccharomyces cerevisiae NDJ1 (YOL104C); ancestral locus Anc_3.82) yields MEMDQDDYLGSVDKKDELTTLTIFGTRPGSMSVANEPPTAFLRTIENGKIMHSKTCSFIIYSISYPNLTTSASEKLFQPFQLFKDCYNRNKRRQDAQYQLANYFSLTSLQKSFDDGADNSFEGSTMLLDNSNQHQKQPELCIFPEAILFDKSTGHLKTVQHIQEYENRFETVLKKFNEKRISHLYINWMRLLESYVELVFRDLAVKWCHWLHSVRAARHRQSIQMTLRTRLPELCRIFWQKYFIFQNSSRQPINEFSSELLRKILLKARQKNGKSYSKISFGLWLDSKNGILIMGNGVYFGKEPSLKNVHVIPTAGICLDRMMPKDVTSKLLLFINLAIIECFYNEA; encoded by the coding sequence atggaaatggatCAGGACGATTATTTGGGGTCtgttgataaaaaagatgaattgaCTACGCTTACTATTTTTGGCACAAGGCCCGGGTCAATGTCTGTTGCGAACGAACCGCCGACAGCATTTCTACGtacaattgaaaatggtaaGATAATGCACTCAAAGACCTGCAGTTTTATAATATACAGCATCTCTTATCCGAATTTGACTACGAGTGCTTCCGAGAAGCTTTTCCAGCCTTTTCAGTTATTCAAGGATTGTTATAATAGAAACAAGCGGCGCCAAGATGCACAATATCAATTGGCGAATTACTTCAGTTTAACCAGTTTGCAAAAATCGTTTGATGATGGCGCTgataattcttttgaaggATCTACAATGCTGTTGGATAATAGCAATCAACACCAAAAACAACCTGAATTGTGTATATTCCCCGAAGCCATATTGTTTGACAAGAGTACAGGTCACCTGAAAACAGTTCAACACATCCAGGAGTACGAAAATCGGTTTGAgactgttttgaaaaaattcaatgagAAACGTATTTCGCATCTTTACATCAATTGGATGAGGTTACTGGAGTCATATGTCGAGCTAGTATTTCGCGATTTGGCAGTAAAATGGTGCCACTGGTTGCACTCAGTAAGAGCTGCCAGGCATCGCCAAAGTATACAAATGACTTTGAGAACTCGCCTGCCTGAACTGTGCCGAATATTTTGgcaaaaatatttcatctttcagAATTCTAGCCGCCAGCCCATTAACGAGTTCTCCTCTGaacttttgagaaaaatattgttgaaagcgcggcaaaaaaatggcaaatCATATTCCAAGATAAGTTTTGGATTATGGCTTGACTCCAAGAACGGAATCTTAATAATGGGTAATGGTGTATATTTTGGCAAAGAGCCGTCATTGAAAAACGTACATGTGATACCGACAGCTGGTATATGCTTGGATCGGATGATGCCAAAAGATGTCACAAGTAAGTTGCTATTGTTTATAAATTTAGCCATCATTGAATGTTTTTACAATGAGGCGTGA
- the ERG24 gene encoding delta(14)-sterol reductase (similar to Saccharomyces cerevisiae ERG24 (YNL280C); ancestral locus Anc_3.81): MVFMLNPRTSTVEFGGIGGAMAISIGLPLFTIFLNQMVRPDYFIQGFFKNFDLVQICNGIRSFSYYVKRYDVWTYYSVWFTVLALFDIILPGKNMKGVELRDGSKLPYKINGIAMSAVLTVMLAVRWTLTNGELPELQYLYDNHVEICIVTILFAVLVSIYCYIASFIPLMGKNGTGSKEKILALGGNTGNPIYDWFIGRELNPRLGPLDIKMFCELRPGMLLWLLINLSCLHHHYLKTGEINNALLLVNILQGFYIFDGVLNEEGVLTMMDITTDGFGFMLAFGDLTLVPFTYSLQARYLSISPITLNNVQLSIIIGMMALGYYIFNAANTQKSHFRQGKLPHLESIKTERGTKLLCDGWWSKSQHINYFGDWLISLSWCLTTWSQTPLTYYYSLYFATLLLHRQSRDEHKCRAKYGKSWEEYEKRVPYKIIPYLY; the protein is encoded by the coding sequence ATGGTGTTCATGCTGAATCCTAGAACTAGTACTGTGGAATTTGGTGGTATAGGTGGTGCCATGGCAATTTCCATTGGTTTGCCACTATTCACTATCTTCCTCAATCAAATGGTCAGACCCGACTATTTCATTCAGGGCTTTTTTaagaattttgatcttGTTCAAATCTGTAATGGGATAAGATCCTTTAGCTACTATGTTAAGAGATATGATGTTTGGACATACTATAGTGTTTGGTTTACAGTACTTGCtttatttgatataatTTTACCTGGTAAGAATATGAAAGGCGTTGAACTGAGGGATGGATCTAAATTACCGTATAAGATCAATGGAATTGCAATGTCTGCCGTTTTAACGGTTATGCTCGCTGTTAGATGGACATTGACGAATGGAGAGCTACCAGAATTGCAATATTTATACGACAATCACGTAGAAATTTGCATCGTAACAATTTTATTTGCAGTTTTGGTTTCCATTTACTGTTACATCGCTAGTTTCATTCCCTTGATGGGGAAAAATGGCACGGGCTCCaaagagaagattttgGCTCTAGGTGGTAATACAGGCAATCCAATTTATGATTGGTTTATAGGTAGAGAACTTAACCCAAGACTCGGCCCTCTAGATATCAAGATGTTTTGTGAATTGAGACCTGGTATGCTTTTATGgcttttgatcaatttatCTTGTCTACATCACCACTATTTGAAAACTGGTGAGATAAATAATGCCTTACTACTGGTGAATATACTGCAAGGTTTCTACATTTTCGACGGTGTGttaaatgaagaaggtgTACTGACAATGATGGATATTACAACGGATGGATTTGGTTTTATGTTAGCATTTGGTGACTTAACGTTGGTACCATTTACTTACTCTCTGCAGGCTCGTTATTTAAGCATTTCACCAATTACATTGAATAATGTACAATTGTCAATTATAATCGGGATGATGGCACTTGGATATTATATCTTCAACGCTGCCAATACACAAAAATCACACTTTAGACAGGGGAAATTACCACATTTGGAAAGCATCAAAACTGAGAGGGGTACTAAACTGTTATGCGATGGATGGTGGTCAAAATCTCAACATATAAATTATTTTGGAGATTGGCTAATTTCATTAAGTTGGTGCTTAACAACCTGGTCTCAAACACCTTTGACATATTACTATTCATTGTATTTTGCGACCTTATTATTACACCGTCAATCAAGAGACGAGCACAAATGTCGTGCAAAATATGGCAAAAGCTGggaagaatatgaaaaaagagttcCATATAAGATAATTCCTTATTTGTACTAA
- the HCH1 gene encoding Hch1p (similar to Saccharomyces cerevisiae HCH1 (YNL281W); ancestral locus Anc_3.80), whose protein sequence is MVVLNPNNWHWVDKNTLPWTKAFFQDRLSDLTVVSNDSKHEIKITSVSNVSGDSNVSQRKGQPICYFDLQLSFAVQVAELETEKELSSGTISIPEFMHDERDFEVQYQSFDSFLDLIKLEFYPRVYEILLQYQPALIEEHSKDLKHNQ, encoded by the coding sequence ATGGTTGTTTTGAATCCGAACAATTGGCATTGGGTTGACAAGAACACGTTACCATGGACCAAAGCTTTCTTTCAGGATCGTCTTTCAGACCTTACAGTGGTCAGTAACGACAGCAAGCACGAGATCAAAATAACATCTGTATCAAATGTATCTGGGGATTCCAACGTTTCTCAAAGAAAGGGTCAACCAATCTGTTATTTCGATTTGCAATTATCCTTTGCAGTTCAGGTTGCAGAGCTGGAAACTGAAAAGGAATTATCATCTGGGACAATCAGCATACCAGAATTCATGCATGATGAAagagattttgaagttcaATATCAAAGTTTTGACTCATTTCTAGATTTGATTAAGTTGGAGTTTTACCCTAGGGTTTACGAAATTCTCTTGCAGTATCAACCTGCTCTGATCGAAGaacattcaaaagatttaaaaCATAATCAATAA
- the POP3 gene encoding Pop3p (similar to Saccharomyces cerevisiae POP3 (YNL282W); ancestral locus Anc_3.79) produces the protein MSLKAIEKHAAQRRQVYKPVLDNPFTNEAHLWPHVTEQQFVWDLVQATVLSKIGNFSEVAKDQWPWDLSVEYNEIVRFLESQSAEVFLFACNRDAMVSSVLLQQVPLMCQMSECEVTLVQLPKGSLQVLQRCLPAAKDGLLMLQCNKKLNCNFVAQIKTRVDKLQFPWLDSVKYRPTSIGLVRTTVPLAKGKAKAKRSDKGITKDKAERKS, from the coding sequence ATGTCGCTCAAGGCCATCGAGAAGCATGCTGCGCAAAGACGGCAGGTGTATAAGCCTGTGCTAGACAACCCGTTCACGAATGAGGCGCATCTGTGGCCGCACGTCACGGAGCAGCAGTTTGTGTGGGATTTGGTGCAGGCTACAGTTCTGTCGAAAATTGGGAATTTCAGCGAGGTGGCCAAGGACCAATGGCCGTGGGACCTCTCTGTGGAATACAACGAGATTGTGCGGTTTCTCGAGTCGCAGAGCGCGGAAGTTTTTCTCTTCGCCTGCAACAGAGACGCGATGGTGTCGAGTGTCCTGCTTCAGCAGGTCCCGCTGATGTGCCAAATGTCTGAGTGCGAAGTGACGCTGGTGCAGCTTCCGAAGGGCTCGCTGCAAGTTCTGCAGAGGTGCTTGCCAGCTGCCAAAGACGGCTTGCTGATGCTACAATGCAACAAGAAACTAAACTGCAATTTTGTAGCACAGATCAAGACGCGGGTCGACAAGCTGCAGTTTCCGTGGCTAGACTCGGTCAAATATCGTCCTACCAGTATAGGGCTCGTCAGGACCACTGTACCCTTGGCGAAGGGGAAGGCAAAGGCCAAGCGTAGCGACAAGGGCATCACTAAAGACAAGGCTGAGAGGAAAAGCTAA